In the Hordeum vulgare subsp. vulgare chromosome 7H, MorexV3_pseudomolecules_assembly, whole genome shotgun sequence genome, one interval contains:
- the LOC123411950 gene encoding protein GLUTAMINE DUMPER 6-like: MRPIREGEALVGVAGAPAAAVGHGPHPGFWRTPTPYLFLGFALMMGLIAVALLVLVCTRRKPSGSSRRGRSAGEDASARGMEPLDREPKVVVIMAGDHMPSFLASARPFAFPDAVNAADAA; encoded by the coding sequence ATGAGGCCGATCAGAGAAGGGGAGGCGCTGGTGGGGGTCGCCGGGGCTCCGGCGGCGGCCGTCGGCCACGGCCCGCACCCGGGGTTCTGGAGGACGCCCACGCCGTACCTCTTCCTCGGCTTCGCGCTCATGATGGGGCTCATCGCCGTGGCGCTGCTCGTGCTCGTCTGCACGCGCCGCAAGCCGTCCGGGTCGTCGCGCCGCGGGAGGAGCGCCGGCGAGGACGCGTCGGCCCGCGGGATGGAGCCGCTCGACAGGGAGCCCAAGGTCGTCGTCATCATGGCCGGCGACCACATGCCGTCCTTCCTCGCCAGCGCCAGGCCCTTCGCGTTCCCTGATGCCGTGAACGCCGCCGACGCGGCCTAG